From Ammoniphilus oxalaticus, the proteins below share one genomic window:
- a CDS encoding CapA family protein, which yields MFQVIRFMFLYSFFLVACQPQISINENDSTPVHSGDIGPTKEPRFSLLEPDPLANEPAIRLSFAGDTMMAGRVADVVEERGADFPFQDATPIFKESDLVMLNLKTTISNRGASQQKQYTFRSHPQLAAALKKAGVDLVSIANNHALDYGQPAFLDTLQYLREADVSYVGGGVDKDEAYASKTFTAKGKTVQFFGFSRVFPLADWHAGVKHPGMASAYDPTVVYNHVEEARQSGILQIKLQGEEIIPEFIPMMIELGTVRLANEQQTEVIMDRLQRLSIEGLWNRERIFEPAE from the coding sequence ATGTTTCAAGTAATTCGCTTCATGTTCCTATATAGTTTTTTCTTGGTTGCCTGCCAACCGCAAATTTCAATAAATGAGAATGATTCCACGCCTGTCCATTCAGGTGACATTGGGCCAACCAAGGAGCCGAGATTTTCACTGCTTGAACCCGATCCTCTAGCAAACGAACCAGCGATTCGCCTCTCGTTTGCCGGTGATACGATGATGGCAGGGCGGGTTGCCGATGTTGTCGAAGAACGAGGGGCCGATTTCCCCTTCCAGGATGCAACCCCGATTTTTAAAGAAAGTGACCTAGTCATGCTCAACTTAAAAACGACCATTAGTAACCGAGGCGCAAGTCAACAAAAACAATATACGTTTCGAAGTCATCCTCAATTGGCGGCGGCCTTAAAAAAAGCAGGCGTTGATCTCGTATCGATTGCCAACAACCATGCGTTGGATTACGGACAACCCGCTTTTTTAGACACATTACAATATTTAAGAGAAGCTGACGTTAGTTATGTTGGGGGCGGCGTTGACAAGGATGAGGCCTATGCCTCGAAAACATTCACCGCAAAAGGGAAAACGGTTCAGTTTTTTGGATTTAGTCGGGTCTTTCCACTGGCAGATTGGCATGCGGGAGTGAAGCACCCTGGTATGGCGAGCGCATATGATCCGACTGTTGTATACAACCATGTGGAGGAAGCGCGGCAATCTGGGATTTTGCAAATCAAGTTGCAGGGGGAGGAAATCATACCCGAATTCATTCCAATGATGATAGAACTCGGAACTGTTCGATTAGCTAATGAGCAACAAACCGAAGTGATTATGGATCGTTTACAAAGGCTATCCATTGAGGGTTTGTGGAATCGCGAGAGGATTTTTGAGCCTGCCGAGTAA
- a CDS encoding FAD-binding oxidoreductase, whose protein sequence is MITQELKDQLVSIVGTRFYLDSNNERYAYSYDATPLYQSMPDAVIVPGTTEEVAQILKLANEYRIPIIPRGSGTNLAGGTVPVEGGIVLHLSRFNQIYEIDRENFTATLGPGVVTSELHQAVEAQGLFYPPDPGSMHISTMGGNMAQCAGGMRGLKYGVTKDYIMGLEYVLPSGEILRCGGKNVKDVAGYDMTRLMVGSEGTLGIITEMTVKLLPLPETKRTLIAYYSNLLDAARTVEKTITSKIIPATMEFMDQATMRVVDDFVKLGLPLEMKSMLLIEQDGTEQEVDRDIEQIAEIARAQGAKIVEVAQTPQEGERLMVARRSALAALSRLRPTTILEDATVPRSKLAEIVEEIERIADKYQLQMCTFGHAGDGNLHPTCMTDERDTEEIKRVEQAFEEIFLAAIRMGGTITGEHGVGMAKMDYLGLKVGEAGLDLMKRLKAAFDPNGIMNPGKMFANSDRRRVVVKQ, encoded by the coding sequence ATGATCACGCAAGAATTGAAAGATCAATTGGTTTCGATTGTGGGAACCCGATTTTATTTGGATAGCAACAATGAACGTTATGCCTATTCTTATGATGCCACGCCGCTTTACCAGTCTATGCCTGACGCGGTGATCGTTCCGGGAACGACGGAAGAGGTCGCGCAAATTTTGAAGCTGGCTAACGAATATCGCATTCCGATTATTCCGCGCGGGTCAGGCACAAATTTGGCGGGAGGAACGGTGCCTGTCGAGGGCGGGATTGTGTTACATTTGAGTCGATTCAATCAAATCTATGAAATTGACAGGGAGAATTTCACAGCGACGCTCGGTCCAGGAGTGGTCACGTCTGAATTGCATCAGGCCGTCGAGGCGCAAGGGCTGTTTTATCCGCCTGATCCGGGCAGTATGCACATTTCAACGATGGGCGGAAATATGGCGCAGTGCGCGGGCGGGATGCGGGGATTGAAGTATGGGGTGACGAAAGATTACATCATGGGCCTCGAGTATGTCTTGCCTTCGGGAGAAATCTTGCGTTGCGGCGGTAAAAACGTGAAAGACGTCGCTGGCTACGATATGACACGGTTGATGGTTGGTTCAGAGGGAACGCTTGGCATCATCACCGAAATGACAGTGAAATTGTTGCCGTTGCCTGAAACAAAACGAACCTTGATCGCTTACTATAGCAACCTGTTAGACGCGGCTCGAACAGTTGAAAAGACGATTACTTCTAAAATTATTCCGGCGACGATGGAGTTTATGGACCAAGCGACGATGAGGGTGGTTGATGATTTCGTTAAGTTGGGGCTGCCGTTGGAAATGAAGTCGATGTTGTTGATCGAACAGGATGGGACGGAGCAGGAAGTCGACCGCGATATCGAACAGATAGCTGAAATTGCCCGCGCGCAAGGCGCCAAAATTGTAGAAGTGGCCCAAACGCCGCAAGAAGGGGAAAGGCTGATGGTCGCCCGTCGTTCCGCATTAGCGGCTTTATCTCGTCTGCGTCCAACGACCATTTTGGAAGACGCGACAGTGCCGCGTTCCAAATTGGCGGAGATAGTCGAGGAAATCGAAAGGATCGCAGACAAGTATCAATTGCAGATGTGTACGTTTGGCCATGCGGGTGACGGAAACCTGCATCCGACATGCATGACAGATGAACGAGATACGGAAGAGATTAAGCGCGTGGAACAGGCGTTTGAAGAAATCTTTTTGGCCGCGATTCGGATGGGCGGCACCATTACAGGCGAACATGGCGTTGGCATGGCAAAAATGGATTACCTTGGTTTAAAAGTGGGCGAGGCCGGGTTAGATTTAATGAAGCGATTGAAAGCTGCGTTTGATCCGAACGGGATTATGAATCCAGGTAAAATGTTTGCGAACAGTGACCGACGCAGAGTGGTGGTGAAACAGTAA
- a CDS encoding (Fe-S)-binding protein — MNNLLKPNQATPVCDTDKMELVSKGSLSKFDMNEILNCMHCGFCLPACPTYRQMGMEFASPRGRIALMKGVAKEELAVDAEFEHHMNLCLGCRACETACPAGVPYGSLVETAREMVEDQKRDSAKPSVMKTVVFDKLFKNPQRFKQLGTALWAAQSVGLQTLADKTGLIKVLPRPMAEMQKAVDKIASPIARKKREPVMKSGQANALKIGFFSGCIMDVMFFETNQATASLLQKAGCDVLFVQEQVCCGALHAHAGEKDGAIELAKRNIEAFEQAEVDFIVNNAGGCGSALKEYHHWFHDQPEWQQRAMNFVAKMRDANELLAELPPLTFSKRIEAKVTYQDSCHLAHGQGVRNQPRQLIQRIPGVEYIEMNDADSCCGSAGIYNITNYEMSMDILDDKMKQVEQTKAHYIVTTNPGCLLQMKNGIIRAGLQGKMEAMHVMDLLARAL, encoded by the coding sequence ATGAACAATCTTCTAAAACCGAACCAAGCAACACCTGTTTGCGATACAGACAAAATGGAACTGGTCAGTAAAGGATCACTGAGCAAATTTGATATGAATGAAATTTTAAACTGCATGCATTGCGGCTTTTGCTTGCCCGCTTGTCCAACTTATCGCCAAATGGGGATGGAGTTTGCCAGTCCGCGCGGACGGATCGCCTTGATGAAAGGGGTCGCCAAAGAGGAGCTAGCCGTCGATGCGGAATTTGAACACCATATGAATCTGTGTCTCGGCTGTCGCGCCTGCGAAACCGCCTGTCCCGCGGGTGTGCCCTATGGCAGTCTAGTTGAAACTGCCCGAGAGATGGTGGAGGATCAAAAACGCGACAGCGCCAAGCCTTCGGTCATGAAGACAGTTGTGTTTGATAAGTTGTTTAAAAATCCGCAACGGTTCAAGCAATTAGGAACGGCGTTGTGGGCGGCCCAATCGGTAGGCTTGCAGACGCTCGCTGACAAAACCGGCTTAATCAAGGTGTTGCCGCGGCCGATGGCTGAAATGCAAAAAGCGGTCGACAAAATCGCCTCGCCAATCGCGCGAAAAAAACGCGAGCCCGTAATGAAATCTGGTCAAGCAAACGCCCTCAAAATCGGCTTTTTTAGTGGATGCATTATGGATGTGATGTTTTTTGAAACGAATCAAGCAACGGCTAGTTTATTGCAAAAAGCGGGCTGCGATGTTCTGTTTGTCCAGGAGCAAGTCTGTTGCGGGGCGTTGCATGCCCATGCTGGCGAGAAGGATGGCGCGATTGAATTAGCGAAAAGAAATATCGAGGCGTTTGAACAGGCGGAGGTCGATTTTATCGTTAATAATGCAGGCGGCTGTGGTTCGGCCCTAAAGGAATACCATCATTGGTTTCATGACCAGCCCGAGTGGCAACAACGCGCGATGAATTTTGTCGCCAAGATGCGGGATGCGAATGAATTGCTGGCTGAATTGCCGCCGCTTACTTTTTCAAAGCGGATCGAGGCAAAAGTGACTTATCAAGATTCATGCCATTTAGCGCATGGGCAAGGGGTGCGGAATCAGCCACGTCAATTGATTCAACGTATCCCAGGGGTTGAGTACATTGAAATGAACGATGCGGATAGTTGTTGTGGTTCCGCTGGTATTTATAACATTACGAATTATGAGATGTCGATGGATATTTTAGACGACAAAATGAAGCAAGTGGAGCAGACGAAAGCGCATTATATTGTGACAACGAATCCGGGCTGTTTATTGCAAATGAAAAATGGGATCATCCGAGCAGGTTTGCAAGGAAAAATGGAAGCGATGCATGTGATGGACCTTTTAGCTCGGGCGTTATAA
- a CDS encoding cysteine desulfurase family protein has protein sequence MIYFDNSATTAPYPEVIETMREVLERFFANPSSLHTLGAQAEQALAQSRQLAADLLGVQTAEIVFTSGATESNNMALKGAAFAYRSRGNHIITSAIEHPAVFDVCKQLESCGFEVTALPVDDKGMVSVEQLKSAIKEETILVSIMHVNNEVGSIQPIQEIGQLLKSYPKILFHVDAAQSFGKLKVDPKSFGIDLLSLSAHKFHGPKGTGLLYVRRGVDLIPLLAGGGQENGRRAGTENVAGIVGMVKAMRITLDRYQENPNHLQLLREKLWDGVEQIAGCVINSPRKGAPHILNFSTPGLKSEVLLRSLDEKGARVSSKSACSSKLEQPSRVLLAMGFSEERAKSALRVSCSDQNTEAEVEQFINLLNEAVTELQSMLKVRR, from the coding sequence TTGATCTATTTTGATAATAGCGCCACAACAGCTCCCTATCCGGAAGTGATTGAAACGATGCGCGAAGTATTGGAGCGTTTTTTTGCGAATCCATCCTCCTTACATACGCTTGGCGCCCAAGCAGAACAGGCGCTGGCTCAATCGCGCCAATTGGCGGCTGACTTATTGGGCGTTCAGACAGCCGAAATTGTTTTTACATCGGGAGCGACGGAAAGCAATAACATGGCCTTAAAAGGGGCGGCATTCGCCTATCGGTCGAGGGGCAATCACATTATTACGTCTGCGATTGAACATCCTGCGGTGTTTGACGTGTGCAAACAACTGGAGTCCTGCGGATTCGAAGTGACTGCGCTTCCTGTTGATGACAAGGGAATGGTCTCTGTGGAGCAATTGAAATCTGCTATAAAAGAGGAGACGATTTTAGTTTCAATTATGCATGTGAATAATGAGGTCGGCAGCATCCAACCGATTCAAGAAATCGGACAATTGTTGAAATCGTATCCCAAAATCCTGTTTCATGTCGATGCCGCCCAATCATTTGGAAAATTAAAGGTGGATCCGAAATCGTTCGGAATCGATCTACTCTCCTTATCGGCTCACAAATTTCATGGTCCAAAAGGAACAGGGCTGTTGTATGTTCGACGGGGTGTCGATCTGATCCCCTTGCTTGCTGGAGGCGGTCAAGAGAACGGACGGCGGGCAGGCACGGAAAATGTAGCGGGCATTGTCGGGATGGTTAAGGCGATGCGAATCACACTGGATCGTTATCAGGAAAACCCGAACCATTTGCAACTGTTGCGGGAAAAGTTGTGGGATGGGGTGGAACAGATCGCTGGATGTGTGATCAATTCACCTCGAAAAGGAGCGCCGCATATTTTAAATTTTTCGACGCCAGGCTTGAAATCCGAAGTGTTACTTCGCTCGTTAGATGAAAAAGGGGCCCGCGTTTCGAGTAAGTCGGCTTGCTCATCAAAGTTGGAGCAACCGAGTCGGGTGTTATTGGCGATGGGCTTTTCAGAGGAACGGGCGAAAAGCGCTTTGCGTGTCAGTTGCTCCGATCAGAATACCGAGGCGGAAGTAGAACAGTTTATTAATCTATTGAATGAAGCAGTAACGGAACTGCAATCGATGTTAAAAGTAAGGAGATAA
- the thiI gene encoding tRNA uracil 4-sulfurtransferase ThiI has protein sequence MEYDDILIRYGEMALKGKNRGMFDRQLVQNIKRSIKDYPRAKVERTYGRMYIALNGEPYEQVKEKVKHVFGITSLSPVKRVDSFELAEIEAAALEVMRDTHPTPQTFKVEVKRANKQFPHRSMEMNRLLGGHILRNTENLQVDVHQPDVQLKVEIRNEGTSISSVRVQGPGGLPVGTSGKSMLLLSGGLDSPVAGWLTMKRGVCLEAIHFESPPFTSERSRQKVLDLAKMVSQYGTGEMKVHIVPFTEIQTEIRQKCPENYLITLMRRFMMRVSVEIAKKRRALSIATGESLGQVASQTMESMSTINAVTNFPILRPLVSMDKAEIIEIAHQIGTYETSILPFEDCCTIFVPRSPVTRPTVEKAEQFEMKLDIETLVRNAVEGTEIVEATAPRQSNPLNLF, from the coding sequence ATCGAATACGATGATATTTTAATACGATATGGTGAGATGGCTTTAAAAGGAAAAAACAGAGGGATGTTTGATCGACAGCTCGTTCAAAATATTAAGCGCAGTATTAAAGATTATCCACGCGCCAAAGTTGAACGAACGTACGGTAGGATGTATATCGCTCTTAATGGTGAACCGTATGAGCAAGTGAAGGAGAAGGTAAAGCATGTTTTTGGCATCACTTCATTGAGCCCGGTCAAACGAGTCGATTCGTTTGAATTGGCAGAGATTGAAGCGGCGGCCTTAGAGGTGATGCGCGATACACATCCGACGCCGCAAACATTTAAAGTGGAAGTGAAGCGAGCGAACAAACAATTTCCGCATCGTTCGATGGAAATGAATCGATTGCTTGGCGGGCATATTTTGAGAAATACGGAAAATTTGCAGGTCGATGTTCACCAACCGGATGTCCAGTTAAAGGTCGAGATCCGTAATGAAGGAACGTCGATTTCTTCTGTTCGGGTGCAAGGACCAGGCGGTTTGCCTGTGGGGACCAGCGGGAAATCCATGTTGCTGTTGTCCGGTGGCCTAGATAGTCCAGTGGCAGGCTGGTTAACGATGAAAAGAGGGGTGTGCCTAGAGGCGATCCATTTCGAGAGTCCCCCTTTTACAAGCGAACGTTCTAGACAAAAAGTGTTGGACCTGGCAAAGATGGTTAGTCAATACGGTACGGGAGAAATGAAAGTTCACATCGTTCCTTTTACCGAAATTCAAACTGAGATTCGCCAAAAGTGCCCAGAAAATTACTTAATTACGTTGATGCGACGTTTCATGATGAGGGTTTCCGTTGAAATTGCGAAAAAGAGAAGAGCGCTCTCGATCGCGACAGGGGAAAGTCTCGGACAAGTTGCCAGTCAGACGATGGAAAGTATGAGTACCATTAATGCGGTGACAAACTTTCCGATCTTACGTCCGCTCGTCTCGATGGACAAGGCAGAAATCATTGAAATTGCTCATCAGATTGGCACCTATGAAACATCGATCCTTCCGTTTGAAGATTGCTGTACAATTTTTGTCCCGCGATCTCCGGTTACGCGTCCAACCGTTGAAAAGGCCGAGCAATTCGAAATGAAGTTGGATATTGAAACATTAGTGCGCAATGCGGTGGAAGGAACTGAAATTGTAGAAGCAACCGCTCCGCGACAAAGCAATCCGCTCAATTTGTTCTAA
- a CDS encoding metal ABC transporter permease, whose product MLELVFRYEFMQNALFAGLMVGLICPLIGVFLVVRRLSLMADALSHITLSGIAAGLLIQKKFPSMQWLNPMYIGMLFSVVGSLLIEQLRKVYRFYQELAIPIILSVGIGLGVVLISMANGFNVDLFSYLFGSVVAVSRSDLWTIIAVGLIVLISTIVLYKELFALSFDEEYGRISGIKRKGVNFTFILLVAFTIAISMRIVGILLVSSLITLPVATALQLANSFKQTIWLSILFAETAVLGGLTLAFYLDWASGGTIVLFSALMLIITLLVKKRKAS is encoded by the coding sequence ATGCTAGAACTCGTTTTTCGCTATGAATTTATGCAAAACGCGTTGTTTGCCGGGCTCATGGTTGGACTGATTTGTCCCTTGATCGGCGTCTTTCTCGTCGTCAGACGATTGTCGCTGATGGCTGACGCGCTGTCTCATATCACATTGTCTGGGATCGCAGCGGGACTGTTAATTCAAAAAAAATTCCCCTCCATGCAATGGCTCAACCCAATGTACATAGGTATGCTTTTTTCTGTGGTTGGCTCATTGCTCATTGAACAACTACGGAAAGTGTACCGTTTTTATCAAGAATTAGCGATCCCGATTATCCTTTCCGTTGGAATTGGATTAGGCGTCGTGCTCATTAGTATGGCAAATGGGTTTAATGTCGATCTATTTTCTTATTTGTTTGGCAGTGTTGTCGCCGTCAGCCGCAGCGACCTATGGACGATTATCGCCGTCGGTTTGATCGTGTTAATTTCGACGATCGTCTTATACAAAGAACTCTTTGCTCTCTCGTTCGATGAAGAGTATGGAAGAATCTCCGGAATTAAAAGAAAGGGTGTCAACTTTACTTTTATTCTATTAGTCGCTTTTACGATTGCGATTTCAATGAGGATTGTCGGTATTTTACTCGTTTCATCGCTGATTACATTGCCAGTCGCCACCGCCTTGCAACTTGCCAATAGCTTTAAGCAAACCATTTGGCTCTCAATCTTGTTTGCGGAGACCGCTGTGCTCGGCGGATTGACACTCGCATTCTATCTCGATTGGGCTTCTGGCGGAACGATTGTCTTATTTTCGGCACTGATGCTGATCATCACGCTTTTGGTAAAGAAGAGAAAAGCATCTTAA
- a CDS encoding metal ABC transporter ATP-binding protein, whose product MNPIIECKHVDFHYGPNQVLQDISFIVEAGDYVGLVGPNGSGKSTLLSIILGLIKPQQGEVFLFGQPISMFKDWRQIGYVSQKANSFNSGFPATVFEVVSMGLYGKLGLFRRPSKADKEMVVEAIEQVGLTAFTDRNIGKLSGGQQQRAFIARAIVAKPRLLILDEPTVGVDTESVDRFYQLLARLHEQYELTLLMVSHDIGMMTRHVTQVACLNKRIYFHGEPSEFQEKQDQILAKAYGAHMNLIEHHH is encoded by the coding sequence ATGAATCCAATTATTGAGTGTAAACATGTTGATTTCCACTATGGCCCGAATCAGGTCCTGCAAGATATTTCGTTTATCGTAGAAGCTGGGGATTATGTCGGTTTAGTTGGACCGAATGGATCGGGCAAGTCAACGCTGCTGAGCATTATTCTCGGGTTGATTAAACCCCAGCAAGGCGAAGTGTTCTTGTTTGGACAGCCAATTTCAATGTTTAAAGATTGGCGCCAGATCGGTTATGTCTCACAAAAAGCGAACAGTTTTAATAGCGGTTTTCCCGCCACTGTCTTTGAAGTCGTCTCGATGGGACTGTACGGTAAGCTCGGCTTGTTCCGCAGACCTTCGAAAGCGGATAAAGAAATGGTGGTGGAGGCGATTGAACAGGTCGGTTTGACCGCGTTCACCGACCGTAATATTGGTAAGTTATCAGGAGGTCAACAACAACGCGCATTTATTGCCAGAGCGATCGTTGCCAAACCTCGCCTGTTAATTTTAGATGAACCGACCGTTGGAGTCGATACCGAGTCGGTCGATCGGTTCTATCAATTACTCGCCCGACTCCACGAACAATATGAATTGACGTTGCTGATGGTCTCCCATGATATTGGAATGATGACTCGCCACGTCACCCAAGTCGCTTGTTTAAACAAGCGAATTTATTTCCATGGTGAGCCTAGTGAGTTCCAGGAAAAGCAGGATCAGATTCTTGCAAAAGCGTATGGCGCGCATATGAATTTGATCGAACATCATCACTAG
- a CDS encoding sensor histidine kinase, translating to MLSTARALRGELFCFAHDYVEEIFKHSPNYEFVFDEKRTEMKEMLQQALMFVMEAIEDKSIGMEGIIAFAHSYAEHYIIYFHDAESFIRDCSELKHRFIHHIIYPNVKGEKLERALAIMNCFVDEFLIRILKEKQFELERMEVEKFNAIGNMASGMAHELRNPITSIKGFLKLIYELHPHPEEIHQYYTIIEDEVKRLDYILERFLSLSKRKNVPMKREFDKVDVAQLIERSISLFEFEFIRLSIEQDVLIEPRALVLGNGKELEQTFINIIKNACEEFQVSPDQKNKTLKISCIVKQDRIFILFFNNGNPIKPEAAKDIFNPFFTTKESGTGLGLAICKQIIEAHGGKIVIYPEVDGTAVEVRLPRYIGESDEEEWLES from the coding sequence ATGCTATCAACGGCTCGAGCATTGAGAGGAGAGCTCTTTTGTTTTGCTCATGATTATGTAGAAGAAATATTTAAACATTCGCCTAATTACGAGTTTGTGTTTGATGAAAAGCGAACGGAAATGAAGGAAATGCTTCAGCAAGCATTGATGTTTGTGATGGAAGCGATTGAAGATAAATCAATTGGGATGGAAGGTATTATTGCTTTTGCCCACAGCTATGCGGAACATTATATTATTTATTTTCACGATGCCGAATCATTCATTAGAGATTGCTCCGAGTTGAAACACCGATTTATACATCATATTATCTACCCTAATGTAAAAGGTGAAAAACTAGAGCGGGCGCTTGCAATTATGAATTGTTTTGTAGACGAGTTTCTCATTCGGATCTTGAAAGAAAAGCAATTTGAACTGGAAAGAATGGAAGTTGAGAAGTTCAACGCGATCGGTAACATGGCGTCTGGAATGGCCCATGAATTACGGAACCCAATCACGAGCATTAAAGGTTTTTTGAAATTAATTTACGAATTACATCCGCATCCAGAAGAAATTCACCAATACTATACAATTATTGAGGATGAAGTGAAGCGACTTGACTATATTTTGGAACGCTTCTTATCATTGAGTAAACGAAAAAACGTGCCAATGAAACGAGAATTCGATAAAGTGGATGTTGCCCAGTTAATTGAACGCAGTATTTCGTTATTTGAATTTGAGTTTATTCGTTTAAGCATCGAACAAGATGTCCTAATTGAGCCCCGCGCGCTTGTTTTAGGAAATGGCAAGGAACTTGAACAGACATTTATTAATATTATCAAAAACGCGTGTGAAGAGTTTCAAGTATCACCCGATCAAAAAAACAAAACATTGAAGATTTCTTGTATTGTTAAGCAAGATAGAATCTTTATTCTCTTCTTCAACAATGGGAATCCGATTAAGCCGGAGGCGGCAAAAGATATCTTCAATCCTTTTTTCACAACGAAAGAGAGTGGGACAGGGCTAGGTTTAGCGATTTGCAAACAAATTATTGAAGCGCACGGCGGGAAAATTGTGATTTATCCGGAAGTGGACGGAACGGCAGTTGAAGTCCGCTTGCCAAGATATATCGGGGAATCCGATGAAGAAGAATGGCTAGAATCGTAA
- a CDS encoding TVP38/TMEM64 family protein, with protein sequence MNLDVEDILQWIEAYQRLGVIVAFLLPVIEAFIPALPLIAIATGSAAAFGLWKGFLFTWLGACAGSILVFWLVRKLRGTRTHLFFRKYRTIVKTTSWFENRGFSVLFLLRCFPFSPSSLINVLAALSRLPFHTYFWATLLGKGVMIFIISFIGADLPAMLREPWKLLFIALLIAALWLFGKRVEKQYISR encoded by the coding sequence ATGAATCTTGACGTTGAAGATATTTTACAATGGATTGAAGCTTATCAACGCTTAGGCGTGATCGTGGCCTTTTTATTACCCGTCATCGAAGCCTTTATCCCCGCTCTTCCACTGATCGCAATTGCAACGGGAAGCGCCGCGGCGTTTGGCCTATGGAAAGGATTTTTGTTTACCTGGCTTGGCGCTTGCGCAGGATCGATCCTTGTCTTTTGGCTTGTTAGAAAGTTAAGAGGCACACGAACGCATCTCTTTTTCAGGAAATACCGAACGATCGTGAAAACGACGAGTTGGTTTGAGAACCGTGGTTTTTCCGTGCTTTTTCTGTTACGATGCTTCCCTTTTTCTCCGTCCAGTTTAATCAATGTGCTAGCCGCATTATCGAGATTGCCGTTTCACACGTATTTTTGGGCGACTTTACTTGGCAAAGGAGTCATGATTTTTATTATCTCCTTTATCGGGGCGGATTTGCCCGCGATGTTGCGCGAACCATGGAAACTACTGTTTATCGCTTTGTTAATTGCAGCCTTATGGTTATTCGGTAAAAGGGTGGAAAAACAATACATATCAAGGTGA
- a CDS encoding aminotransferase class I/II-fold pyridoxal phosphate-dependent enzyme, translated as MDLETILAQIGNRKEKKTGAISFPVTFSTAYLHPGLGESTGFDYIRTKNPTRVVLEEAIAEIEGGDQGFAFSSGMAAIQILFGLFKPGDHIIATHDLYGGSYRLFEQVWRRFGITCSYHDIRDGADLRDHLRPETAAVFIETPSNPMMITVDTESIAAVAKEHGALTIVDNTFLTPYYQRPIEQGADIVLHSATKYLGGHNDVLAGLVVTKGKELSEEMAFQQNTSGAVLSPMDSWLLIRGMKTLSLRMEKHTENAKQLVSFLEGHSFVEDVLYAGVGGMISFRVKDAAMVAPILKNLKLISFAESLGGVESLMTYPAVQTHADIPEEIRQRVGVCDRLLRISTGIESAHDLQQDLEQALQAASHVLKQASVE; from the coding sequence GTGGATTTAGAAACGATTTTAGCTCAGATCGGTAATCGCAAAGAAAAGAAAACAGGGGCGATTAGCTTTCCTGTCACTTTTTCAACGGCGTATTTGCACCCAGGATTAGGTGAAAGCACCGGCTTTGATTACATACGCACGAAAAACCCAACGCGCGTTGTTTTGGAAGAGGCGATCGCTGAAATTGAAGGCGGTGATCAAGGGTTTGCGTTTAGTTCGGGAATGGCGGCAATTCAAATTTTGTTTGGCCTATTTAAGCCGGGGGATCATATCATCGCTACGCATGACTTATACGGCGGATCTTACCGTTTGTTTGAACAAGTCTGGCGACGATTTGGAATTACGTGTAGTTACCACGACATTCGCGATGGCGCGGATTTACGCGATCACCTTCGTCCAGAAACGGCTGCCGTGTTTATCGAGACACCGAGCAACCCGATGATGATCACAGTTGATACGGAAAGCATAGCTGCGGTGGCGAAAGAGCATGGGGCATTAACGATTGTGGACAACACGTTTTTGACGCCATATTACCAAAGGCCAATCGAACAAGGGGCGGACATCGTGTTGCACAGCGCCACCAAGTACCTAGGCGGCCATAACGATGTGCTAGCAGGCTTAGTCGTCACAAAAGGCAAGGAGCTATCGGAAGAAATGGCCTTTCAGCAAAACACGAGCGGAGCCGTGTTGTCGCCTATGGATAGTTGGTTGTTAATTCGCGGTATGAAAACGTTGTCGTTACGAATGGAAAAGCATACAGAGAACGCGAAGCAGTTGGTTTCCTTCTTGGAAGGTCATTCGTTCGTCGAAGATGTGCTTTATGCGGGTGTTGGCGGGATGATCTCGTTCCGAGTTAAAGACGCGGCAATGGTTGCCCCGATTTTGAAAAATTTAAAGTTAATTTCTTTTGCGGAAAGTTTAGGCGGGGTTGAAAGTTTGATGACGTACCCTGCGGTACAAACGCATGCGGATATTCCAGAGGAGATTCGCCAAAGAGTCGGTGTGTGTGATCGCTTGCTGCGTATTTCAACGGGAATCGAGAGCGCCCACGATCTTCAGCAAGATTTGGAGCAAGCTTTGCAAGCTGCGTCCCATGTGTTGAAACAGGCGTCTGTCGAATAA